In Vidua chalybeata isolate OUT-0048 chromosome 5, bVidCha1 merged haplotype, whole genome shotgun sequence, one genomic interval encodes:
- the LOC128788946 gene encoding histone H1.03, producing the protein MAETAPVAAPDVAAAAPAPAKAPAAKKPKKAASGSKARKPAGPSVTELITKAVSASKERKGLSLAALKKALAAGGYDVEKSNSRIKLGIKSLVSKGVLVQTKGTGASGSFRLSKKPGEAKEKAPKKKTAAAKPKKPAAKKPASAAKKPKKPVTAKKSPKKAKKPAAAAAKKAAKSPKKVTKAAKPKKAAAAAKSPAKAKAVKPKAAKPKAAKPKAAKAKKAAPKKK; encoded by the coding sequence ATGGCCGAGACCGCTCCCGTCGCCGCGCCCGAtgtcgccgccgccgccccggccccggccaAAGCTCCCGCCGCCAAGAAGCCGAAGAAGGCGGCGAGCGGCTCCAAAGCCCGCAAGCCCGCGGGGCCCAGCGTCACCGAGCTGATCACCAAGGCCGTGTCCGCCTCCAAGGAGCGCAAGGGGCTCTCCCTCGCCGCGCTCAAGAAGGCGCTGGCCGCCGGCGGCTACGATGTGGAGAAGAGTAACAGCCGCATCAAGCTGGGTATCAAGAGCCTCGTTAGCAAGGGCGTCCTGGTGCAGACCAAGGGCACCGGCGCCTCCGGCTCCTTCCGTCTCAGCAAGAAACCCggagaagcaaaagaaaaagccccCAAGAAAAAAACTGCTGCAGCCAAGCCCAAGAAGCCAGCGGCGAAGAAGCCCGCCAGCGCCGCCAAAAAGCCGAAGAAGCCGGTGACAGCGAAAAAGAGCCCCAAAAAAGCCAAGAAGCCGGCGGCCGCCGCAGCCAAGAAAGCAGCGAAGAGCCCCAAGAAGGTGACAAAGGctgcaaaacccaaaaaagcgGCGGCAGCAGCAAAGAGCCCGGCTAAGGCGAAAGCGGTGAAGCCCAAAGCAGCTAAGCCCAAGGCAGCTAAGCCCAAAGCGGCCAAGGCAAAGAAGGCAGCAcccaagaaaaaataa